The following proteins come from a genomic window of Hydrogenispora ethanolica:
- the lpxK gene encoding tetraacyldisaccharide 4'-kinase — MRREQPILDYLYRVVSGTEQGPLAGAVRLLLTGLEGLYRLLLGLNRALTRSRSLPVPVISVGNLVAGGTGKTPTVVWLVRWLRAGGRNPAILTRGYGGVAQKEGLVFCSDELSNLQPGLTGDEPYLLAKLLPGTRVSVGRDRLRMGQAALQCDPTIDCFVLDDGFQYWKLQRDYDIVVMDASNPFGNGRLIPRGILREPLSGLSRAQAVFLTRLERVDQVELERLTDRLIRENPELQVGLVEPLPPEIVKLSEWSDEPSPAAAVSFLEGRRCGAVTAIGNPQQFFDSLTGLGAELAFTKVYPDHHSWTPEEMESLIAELRETAITEIVVTAKDGVKLERFTELFQRAEIELLLLTLEFSVRNPQILSQIDARIQ, encoded by the coding sequence GTGAGGCGGGAGCAACCCATTCTGGATTATTTATATCGAGTCGTCTCGGGGACGGAGCAAGGTCCGCTGGCCGGAGCGGTGCGGCTGCTGCTGACCGGATTGGAAGGGCTATACCGCCTTTTGTTGGGCTTAAACCGGGCGCTCACGCGTTCCCGCAGTTTGCCGGTACCGGTGATTAGTGTCGGCAATCTGGTGGCCGGAGGCACCGGAAAGACTCCCACCGTGGTTTGGCTGGTGCGCTGGCTCCGGGCGGGCGGCCGAAACCCGGCGATCTTGACCCGGGGATACGGGGGCGTGGCCCAAAAGGAAGGCTTAGTATTTTGCAGTGACGAGCTCTCCAATTTACAGCCGGGCCTCACCGGCGATGAACCCTATTTATTGGCCAAGCTGCTGCCGGGAACACGCGTGTCGGTGGGAAGGGACCGTTTGCGAATGGGACAGGCCGCATTGCAGTGCGATCCGACGATCGACTGTTTTGTGCTGGATGACGGTTTTCAATATTGGAAGCTGCAGCGGGACTACGACATTGTGGTCATGGACGCCAGTAATCCTTTTGGCAACGGACGGCTGATCCCCAGGGGGATTTTACGGGAACCGCTAAGCGGATTATCCCGGGCTCAGGCAGTTTTCCTGACTCGCCTTGAGCGGGTAGATCAGGTGGAGTTGGAACGTCTGACCGACCGGTTAATCCGGGAAAATCCCGAATTGCAAGTCGGTTTGGTGGAGCCGCTTCCGCCCGAGATTGTGAAGCTGAGCGAATGGTCGGATGAGCCATCCCCGGCAGCGGCGGTTTCATTCTTAGAGGGCCGCCGTTGCGGAGCGGTCACCGCCATCGGCAATCCGCAACAGTTCTTTGACTCCTTGACCGGACTCGGAGCAGAGCTCGCCTTCACCAAGGTTTATCCCGATCACCATTCCTGGACTCCGGAAGAGATGGAGTCTTTGATAGCGGAGTTGCGGGAAACGGCGATCACCGAGATCGTCGTAACGGCGAAGGATGGAGTGAAGCTGGAACGGTTTACGGAACTTTTTCAACGGGCCGAAATCGAACTGCTATTGCTTACTCTGGAGTTTAGTGTGAGAAATCCGCAGATTTTATCGCAGATTGACGCCCGAATTCAGTAG
- a CDS encoding lysophospholipid acyltransferase family protein, with amino-acid sequence MPKKNRDLKNWLEFFALQAFLWFTRIMPFSWSCWVGKQLGKMAYQVLTSRRQLTIENIREAQGQGFLTGINVNELACKVWENIGQVGSEFFYFYSRGFDALRKRVTISGEANLRQVLAQRKGAILIVAHLGNWELLGLALSALGYPLTPLVKTQTNPLVDRVIQAKRQSAGIKVVPRERFLRQIVLALRNNEIVPFLIDQSQAGQRGVRVQVFGRTASLPPGAAEFALKTGAPVIFAYLVREEGNRYRVVISEEIELSKTGDYAEDLVANTAYYIGMVQEVVTHYPEQWLWMHKLWESRIRV; translated from the coding sequence ATGCCGAAAAAGAACAGGGATTTAAAGAATTGGCTGGAATTCTTCGCTTTACAAGCTTTTCTTTGGTTCACCAGGATCATGCCGTTCTCCTGGAGTTGCTGGGTGGGTAAACAGCTCGGAAAAATGGCATACCAAGTTCTCACCTCCAGACGTCAATTGACGATTGAGAATATTCGCGAAGCGCAGGGTCAAGGGTTTCTGACCGGGATCAATGTAAACGAATTGGCCTGTAAAGTGTGGGAAAATATCGGGCAGGTGGGTAGCGAATTCTTTTACTTTTATTCCCGGGGTTTTGACGCCTTGCGAAAGCGGGTGACGATCAGCGGCGAAGCCAATCTCCGACAAGTGCTGGCACAGAGAAAAGGAGCCATTTTGATCGTGGCGCATCTTGGCAACTGGGAATTGCTCGGTTTGGCCCTCTCGGCCCTGGGGTATCCCTTGACTCCGCTGGTAAAAACGCAAACTAATCCCTTGGTGGACCGGGTTATCCAGGCGAAACGCCAATCCGCAGGGATAAAAGTGGTTCCGCGAGAAAGGTTTTTACGCCAGATAGTGTTGGCACTTCGCAATAATGAAATCGTGCCGTTCCTCATTGATCAATCGCAGGCCGGCCAAAGAGGGGTTCGGGTCCAAGTTTTTGGCAGGACTGCATCGTTACCGCCCGGTGCGGCCGAATTTGCACTCAAAACCGGGGCGCCGGTCATCTTCGCTTACTTGGTACGGGAGGAAGGAAACCGCTATCGCGTGGTCATATCGGAAGAGATTGAACTCTCCAAGACTGGAGACTATGCCGAGGATCTGGTCGCCAACACCGCTTACTATATCGGGATGGTACAAGAAGTCGTGACGCATTATCCGGAACAATGGTTATGGATGCACAAACTTTGGGAGAGCCGGATTCGAGTATAG
- a CDS encoding KpsF/GutQ family sugar-phosphate isomerase: MIREMKELTESRCVTGYLEQAKEVLRIEAEAVKTIAEELDDSFARAVELILNCSGRIVVTGMGKSGLIGRKIAATLASTGTPSFFLHPGEAVHGDLGMVTPSDIVIAISSSGEVDEVLAILPTLKIIGTPIISITGNRDSSLAQNSDLVLMVQVEKEACPLGLAPTASTTATLALGDALAVVLLKTRNFTPEDFALYHPGGSLGRKLLLTVDKLMHTGEMNPVIPLDKTVKDAVIVMTSHGNHGAAVIVGERGRLAGIITDGDLRRILKNHDNPLTLPVERVMTRNPRSIGPEKLAAEAMHVMEAKNITVLPVIDTEGVAIGIIHLHDIIKGLTGMKP, translated from the coding sequence ATGATCCGAGAGATGAAAGAACTTACCGAATCCCGCTGCGTAACAGGATACCTCGAACAGGCCAAAGAAGTATTACGAATTGAGGCCGAAGCAGTCAAGACGATTGCCGAGGAATTGGACGATAGTTTTGCCCGAGCAGTGGAATTGATCCTGAATTGCAGCGGACGGATCGTGGTCACCGGAATGGGGAAATCCGGGCTGATTGGACGAAAAATTGCCGCGACCCTTGCCAGCACGGGGACGCCATCATTTTTTCTGCATCCCGGTGAAGCAGTCCACGGGGATTTGGGGATGGTCACGCCAAGCGATATCGTTATTGCCATCTCCAGTAGCGGAGAGGTGGATGAGGTGCTGGCGATCCTGCCGACCTTAAAAATTATCGGGACTCCCATCATCAGCATAACAGGGAATCGGGACTCTTCCCTTGCGCAAAACAGCGATCTGGTACTCATGGTGCAAGTTGAAAAAGAGGCCTGCCCGCTCGGTTTGGCTCCTACCGCCAGCACTACGGCAACCCTGGCATTGGGGGATGCATTGGCAGTGGTGTTGCTGAAGACCCGCAATTTTACACCGGAGGATTTCGCGCTGTATCATCCTGGCGGTTCACTGGGCCGGAAACTCTTGCTGACAGTGGATAAGCTGATGCATACCGGCGAGATGAATCCGGTCATTCCGCTCGATAAAACCGTGAAGGACGCCGTCATCGTCATGACTTCCCACGGTAACCACGGCGCGGCGGTGATCGTCGGGGAACGGGGAAGATTGGCCGGGATCATTACTGATGGCGATTTGCGCCGGATATTGAAGAATCATGACAATCCATTGACCCTGCCAGTTGAACGGGTGATGACCAGAAATCCGCGTTCCATCGGACCGGAGAAGTTGGCCGCAGAGGCGATGCATGTAATGGAGGCCAAAAACATTACGGTCCTGCCAGTCATCGATACAGAGGGTGTGGCGATCGGAATTATCCACTTGCACGACATCATTAAAGGATTAACCGGAATGAAGCCGTGA
- a CDS encoding acyl-CoA dehydrogenase, producing the protein MDYFLTEEQEMIRDLARRIAVEKIAPRALELDETGEFPWDLMKIIAEADLFGVYLPEEYGGLGGGVFEQCLVVEELSRACSGVAVSYAASGLGCMPILVLGTDEQKKKYLPLIASGKKLAAFGATEANAGSDPAAMETTAVLDGNEYVLNGTKQWITNGGEAEIYTVMAVTNKQKGPRGISAFIVEKGTPGFSFGKKENKMGIRASATRELIFDNCRIPKENLLGGKEGIGFIATMRTFDRTRPGIGAQAIGIAQGALDAAVKYAKQRVQFGQPISSFQAIQHMLADMATQLEAARALVYATARMIDAGAKNFSKESAMAKLFASDVAMKVTVDAVQVLGGYGYMKEYPVEKMMRDAKITQIYEGTNQIQRNIIALELIKEYASK; encoded by the coding sequence TTGGATTACTTTCTGACTGAAGAACAAGAGATGATTCGAGATTTAGCGCGACGAATCGCGGTTGAGAAAATCGCGCCGCGGGCGTTGGAATTGGATGAGACCGGAGAGTTTCCCTGGGATCTGATGAAGATTATTGCGGAAGCGGATTTGTTCGGAGTCTATCTGCCGGAAGAATACGGCGGACTGGGTGGCGGAGTTTTCGAGCAATGCCTGGTGGTGGAAGAGCTTTCGCGGGCTTGCAGCGGTGTGGCGGTCAGCTATGCCGCCTCGGGACTGGGTTGCATGCCCATTCTGGTCCTGGGTACAGACGAGCAGAAAAAGAAATACCTCCCTTTGATTGCCTCCGGGAAAAAGTTAGCCGCCTTTGGCGCTACGGAGGCGAATGCCGGTAGCGACCCGGCCGCCATGGAAACCACGGCAGTGCTCGATGGCAACGAATATGTCTTAAATGGAACGAAACAGTGGATCACCAATGGCGGGGAAGCCGAAATCTATACTGTGATGGCGGTGACCAATAAACAGAAAGGGCCTCGCGGCATCAGCGCCTTTATCGTCGAAAAAGGGACTCCCGGTTTCTCGTTCGGGAAAAAAGAGAATAAGATGGGTATCCGCGCTTCGGCTACTCGCGAACTGATCTTCGACAATTGCCGAATCCCCAAAGAGAATTTGCTCGGAGGGAAAGAAGGCATTGGCTTCATTGCCACCATGCGTACGTTTGACCGGACCCGGCCCGGGATCGGCGCCCAAGCCATCGGTATTGCCCAGGGAGCGTTGGACGCAGCGGTCAAATACGCCAAACAACGGGTTCAATTCGGACAACCCATCTCGTCCTTTCAAGCAATCCAACATATGCTGGCGGACATGGCCACTCAGTTGGAAGCGGCCCGGGCACTGGTTTATGCCACTGCGCGGATGATTGATGCCGGCGCCAAGAACTTCTCCAAGGAATCGGCCATGGCCAAACTATTCGCCTCTGACGTCGCCATGAAGGTTACGGTCGATGCCGTTCAGGTTTTAGGCGGGTATGGTTATATGAAAGAGTATCCGGTTGAAAAAATGATGCGCGACGCTAAAATTACCCAGATTTACGAAGGGACCAACCAGATTCAGCGCAACATCATCGCCCTGGAACTGATTAAGGAATACGCTTCAAAATAA
- the kdsB gene encoding 3-deoxy-manno-octulosonate cytidylyltransferase, which translates to MKVLGVIPARYQSTRLPGKPLLDIVGKPMIQWVYESAKTASLLDEVLVATDDQRICDAVRQFGGTVELTAADHPTGTDRLAEVARRHDADLIINIQGDEPLIRGEVIDSIIQPLVADMTLPMSTAKVRLTEPAQIEEPSVVKVVTDEEGYALYFSRSPIPYPRKAEMAQYWKHVGLYGYRREFLLKYVELPQTTIELTESLEQLRVLSYGYRIKVVEVAQDSVGVDTPADLERVRAILEQKII; encoded by the coding sequence ATGAAAGTTTTAGGGGTAATACCGGCCCGATATCAATCAACCCGGTTGCCGGGCAAACCGTTATTGGATATTGTGGGAAAGCCCATGATTCAATGGGTGTATGAGAGCGCGAAGACCGCTTCGCTTCTCGATGAAGTACTGGTCGCCACCGATGACCAGCGAATCTGCGATGCGGTACGGCAATTTGGGGGAACGGTGGAGTTAACCGCGGCGGACCATCCAACCGGAACCGACCGGCTGGCGGAGGTTGCGCGCAGGCATGATGCGGATCTAATCATCAATATTCAGGGCGATGAACCGTTAATCCGCGGCGAAGTCATTGATTCAATCATCCAGCCGCTGGTCGCTGACATGACCCTGCCGATGTCCACCGCCAAGGTTCGTTTGACCGAACCGGCGCAGATTGAGGAACCTTCGGTGGTTAAAGTCGTTACAGATGAAGAGGGATATGCGCTTTATTTTTCACGTTCGCCGATTCCTTATCCCCGTAAAGCCGAGATGGCTCAATACTGGAAACATGTCGGGCTGTACGGTTATCGCCGCGAGTTCCTGTTAAAATACGTCGAATTGCCGCAGACTACCATCGAATTGACTGAATCGTTGGAGCAATTGCGGGTTTTATCCTACGGATATCGAATTAAAGTCGTGGAAGTGGCCCAAGATTCGGTAGGGGTCGACACTCCCGCCGATCTGGAGCGGGTCCGGGCGATACTGGAACAAAAGATTATTTGA
- the kdsA gene encoding 3-deoxy-8-phosphooctulonate synthase, with protein MFATLENLLSKQFFLIAGPCVIESEEHAMGMAVELQKIAAAVGIRFVFKASFDKANRTAVDSFRGPGLERGLAILKTIKTELGLPILSDIHEVSQVEKAAEVLDIIQIPAFLSRQTDLIVAAAQTGRIINIKKAQFSAPQDMKNAIEKVRYTGNQQVILTERGVSFGYNRLVVDMRALPLMRSLGVPVVFDGTHSVQEPGGLGKATGGDRRMVPYLCRAAVATGVDGLFLEVHDNPDCAKSDGPNMVELSKLEALLRTCLKIDAIVKDEL; from the coding sequence GTGTTTGCAACGCTGGAAAACTTATTATCGAAACAATTCTTTTTGATAGCCGGTCCTTGCGTGATCGAATCGGAAGAGCATGCCATGGGGATGGCTGTGGAATTGCAGAAGATTGCCGCAGCGGTTGGCATCCGCTTCGTATTCAAGGCTTCTTTTGACAAAGCCAATCGAACGGCGGTGGATTCGTTTCGCGGTCCGGGGCTGGAGCGTGGCCTCGCGATATTAAAAACGATCAAAACTGAACTGGGACTGCCCATCCTCTCGGACATTCATGAAGTGAGCCAAGTTGAGAAGGCGGCTGAAGTCCTCGATATCATTCAGATCCCGGCTTTTCTCTCGCGCCAGACCGATTTAATCGTGGCGGCCGCTCAGACGGGACGGATTATTAACATTAAGAAAGCACAATTCAGTGCTCCCCAGGACATGAAGAATGCCATCGAAAAAGTTCGTTATACCGGAAATCAGCAGGTCATATTGACTGAACGGGGCGTTTCCTTCGGTTATAATCGGCTGGTGGTGGACATGCGCGCCTTGCCGTTGATGCGCTCGTTGGGTGTCCCTGTGGTTTTTGATGGAACCCATAGCGTTCAGGAACCGGGCGGGCTGGGCAAAGCCACCGGCGGGGATCGCCGGATGGTTCCGTATCTTTGCCGCGCTGCGGTCGCTACCGGGGTGGACGGGCTCTTCCTGGAAGTCCATGACAATCCCGACTGTGCGAAATCCGATGGACCCAACATGGTCGAGTTATCGAAATTAGAAGCCTTGCTGCGAACCTGCCTAAAAATTGATGCAATCGTAAAGGATGAGCTATGA
- a CDS encoding RsiV family protein — protein sequence MGEEAVARIFPKRVAKPGLNFSYPEIEGPQEKRVLKQMNEAITRKVRHLIRDQGYAPELTREVAGGYQVKLNAKGILSLRLEGTGNVPGDALRTIAVKGLTFDLHSGDLFKFEDLFNDDCDYVSRLNGLIRQTLNAGDDETVAEFGGVLKRQEFYMTETALILVFPLPEDTPAQGSVPELAIGYPEVRDLIYKNGPIGRFLR from the coding sequence ATGGGAGAAGAAGCGGTGGCCCGGATCTTTCCAAAACGGGTCGCCAAACCGGGCTTGAATTTCAGCTATCCCGAGATCGAGGGTCCGCAGGAGAAACGGGTTCTCAAGCAGATGAATGAAGCCATCACCAGGAAAGTACGGCATCTCATCCGCGACCAGGGGTACGCGCCGGAGCTGACGCGGGAGGTCGCCGGCGGCTATCAGGTGAAGCTAAACGCCAAAGGCATTCTCAGCCTCCGCCTGGAGGGGACCGGCAATGTGCCGGGAGACGCCCTCCGGACCATAGCGGTCAAGGGATTGACCTTCGATCTGCACAGCGGCGACCTTTTTAAATTCGAGGATCTCTTCAATGATGATTGCGATTATGTGTCCCGGCTAAATGGCCTGATCCGTCAAACGTTGAACGCGGGCGATGATGAGACGGTCGCCGAATTTGGCGGGGTCCTGAAACGCCAGGAGTTCTATATGACGGAGACCGCCCTTATCTTGGTGTTTCCGCTGCCGGAAGACACCCCGGCACAAGGAAGCGTGCCGGAGTTGGCGATCGGCTATCCGGAGGTTCGGGACCTGATCTACAAAAACGGACCGATCGGCCGGTTCCTCCGCTAA
- a CDS encoding 3-deoxy-D-manno-octulosonic acid transferase produces the protein MARQSVSYLLYNGLLILAGIFFWPYFIIRNIILKRPVLPYFHNMTPDFLRKLGPQPVIWVQAVSVGETVVANCIVNQIRKILPEYQVVFTTTTPTGQAMAQKLLGDTLPITYFPFDFPFFSRRFVKRIKPRLFIMVETEIWPNAIRYCRKAGAKIAMVNGRISNRSYGRYLKVAPFLKTVLGQLDLLAMQSAEDANRIGTLGAPLEKIVVAGNAKFDQDYPTFHPDKLAAFLEQYHWKPEIPIFTAASTHPGEEEQVLQAYRELLKERPYYLILAPRHPDRAEAVSGLLKTSGFSFTRRTAQSSDESPQILLLDTFGELSLAYALAEVIFVGGSLVDIGGHNILEAAVQAKPVIYGPYMHAQQEMKELLEAFDAGFTVNDADGLVQAIKELTADRALYRRRALAGRQAVLSNQGAAEKTVRLLADLVRSGS, from the coding sequence ATGGCTAGGCAGAGCGTAAGTTATCTCCTTTATAACGGTTTGCTGATATTGGCGGGGATTTTTTTCTGGCCCTATTTCATTATTCGCAATATCATTTTAAAAAGGCCCGTTTTGCCGTATTTTCATAACATGACGCCGGATTTCCTGCGAAAGCTCGGCCCTCAGCCGGTGATTTGGGTGCAAGCCGTCTCGGTGGGCGAAACCGTGGTGGCAAACTGCATCGTCAATCAGATCCGGAAAATATTGCCCGAGTACCAGGTGGTCTTTACGACCACCACGCCGACAGGCCAGGCAATGGCCCAAAAGTTATTGGGAGATACGCTCCCGATTACTTATTTCCCATTCGATTTTCCGTTTTTTAGCCGACGTTTTGTGAAACGGATCAAACCGCGGTTGTTCATTATGGTGGAAACGGAGATTTGGCCCAATGCCATCCGTTACTGCCGCAAAGCCGGGGCCAAGATCGCGATGGTGAATGGCAGGATCAGCAACCGGTCCTACGGAAGATATTTGAAAGTGGCTCCTTTTTTAAAAACTGTTCTGGGACAGCTCGATCTTCTCGCCATGCAATCGGCGGAAGACGCCAATCGCATCGGCACTTTGGGCGCGCCGCTCGAGAAGATCGTGGTCGCCGGAAACGCCAAGTTTGATCAGGATTACCCGACTTTCCATCCGGATAAGCTGGCCGCCTTCCTGGAGCAATACCACTGGAAGCCGGAAATACCCATCTTTACGGCTGCCAGCACCCACCCCGGCGAGGAGGAGCAAGTCCTCCAGGCCTATCGGGAATTACTCAAAGAGCGGCCGTACTATCTGATCCTGGCGCCGCGCCATCCGGACCGGGCCGAAGCAGTGAGCGGACTTTTGAAGACTTCCGGTTTTTCGTTTACCCGGCGCACTGCCCAATCATCCGATGAATCGCCCCAGATTTTGCTCCTGGATACCTTCGGCGAGTTAAGTTTGGCGTATGCCCTGGCCGAGGTGATCTTCGTCGGAGGAAGCCTGGTCGATATCGGCGGTCATAATATCCTGGAGGCGGCAGTGCAGGCCAAGCCGGTCATCTATGGCCCGTACATGCATGCCCAGCAGGAGATGAAGGAGCTATTGGAAGCGTTTGACGCCGGTTTTACGGTGAATGATGCCGACGGTTTGGTGCAGGCCATCAAGGAACTTACCGCCGACCGGGCGCTCTATCGCCGCCGGGCGCTGGCGGGACGCCAGGCGGTACTGTCGAACCAGGGGGCGGCCGAAAAGACAGTCCGCTTGCTGGCCGATCTGGTGAGGAGCGGTTCGTGA
- a CDS encoding lysophospholipid acyltransferase family protein — MGRFTRQLKKKFTTQAIVSVGFWLVALLGRTLRYRVIGREQLEQFHGKQGFILNSWHGQQMLGFCFFRGCGYYILSSLSRDGDYSSSIMSRFGWRIIRGSTSKGAVRGLIELLRVLREGAGVALTPDGPRGPLYHIEPGGIYLAQKTGAPLIPVAFVFDRKWVMKRSWDQFVIPKPFARCVAYFGEPIFVTAKLTEEQLALEQQRLRDAIHEANRRGEEILQQWLGRA; from the coding sequence ATGGGGCGGTTTACCAGACAACTGAAAAAAAAGTTTACAACCCAAGCGATTGTCAGCGTTGGCTTCTGGCTGGTCGCGTTGCTCGGGAGGACCCTGCGGTATCGGGTGATCGGCCGCGAACAGTTGGAACAGTTTCACGGCAAGCAAGGATTCATCCTCAATTCATGGCACGGCCAGCAAATGTTGGGTTTCTGTTTCTTTCGCGGTTGCGGCTATTATATTTTGTCCAGTTTGAGCCGGGATGGTGATTATTCCAGCTCCATCATGAGCCGTTTCGGTTGGCGGATAATCCGGGGTTCCACCTCAAAAGGCGCGGTGCGCGGGTTGATTGAATTGCTCCGGGTGTTGCGGGAAGGCGCGGGAGTGGCGTTGACTCCCGATGGGCCGCGCGGTCCGCTCTACCATATCGAGCCGGGCGGCATTTATTTGGCCCAAAAAACCGGCGCGCCGCTGATTCCGGTGGCATTCGTTTTCGATCGCAAATGGGTGATGAAACGAAGCTGGGATCAGTTTGTGATTCCGAAACCATTTGCCCGGTGCGTGGCTTATTTCGGCGAACCCATCTTTGTAACCGCGAAGCTGACAGAGGAACAGCTGGCGCTGGAACAGCAACGGCTCAGGGATGCCATTCATGAGGCGAACCGGCGGGGAGAGGAGATTTTGCAGCAATGGCTAGGCAGAGCGTAA
- a CDS encoding electron transfer flavoprotein subunit beta/FixA family protein yields MKIVVCVKQVPETTEVKINPETNTLVREGVASIINPFDMYAVEEAIRIKEKLGGTVTVLSMGPPQAAESLRELIGMGADDAILLSDRAFAGSDTLATAHALAKGIAKIGEVGLILCGKQAIDGDTAQVGPEIAENLGIPHLTYVKKVNEIAADHLIAERMNEEGYERVQIPLPALITVVKEINEPRLPSLKGMMRAKKAVITTWTAAMIDADPAKIGLKGSPTWVKRIFIPELKCQGQVFEGTPEEQVQALVDAIVGRKIV; encoded by the coding sequence GTGAAGATTGTCGTTTGTGTCAAACAGGTTCCGGAAACCACCGAAGTCAAGATTAATCCCGAAACGAATACTTTGGTTCGGGAGGGAGTCGCCAGCATTATCAATCCGTTTGATATGTACGCTGTGGAAGAAGCCATCCGAATCAAAGAGAAACTAGGCGGGACGGTCACCGTATTATCGATGGGTCCCCCACAAGCCGCCGAATCATTACGGGAGTTAATCGGCATGGGAGCCGATGATGCAATTCTGTTGTCGGATCGGGCTTTTGCCGGTTCGGACACGCTCGCCACGGCTCATGCCTTAGCCAAAGGGATTGCCAAGATCGGAGAGGTCGGATTGATTCTATGCGGCAAGCAAGCCATTGATGGCGACACCGCCCAAGTCGGTCCGGAAATCGCTGAAAATTTGGGCATCCCCCATCTAACCTATGTCAAAAAAGTGAATGAGATCGCGGCTGACCATTTGATCGCCGAGCGGATGAATGAAGAAGGTTATGAGCGGGTTCAGATCCCTTTGCCAGCATTGATCACCGTGGTAAAGGAGATCAATGAACCCCGGCTGCCGTCCCTCAAAGGGATGATGCGCGCCAAGAAAGCAGTGATTACCACTTGGACTGCGGCAATGATCGATGCCGATCCAGCCAAGATTGGGTTGAAAGGCTCGCCTACGTGGGTAAAACGGATTTTCATTCCCGAGCTCAAATGCCAGGGGCAAGTCTTTGAAGGTACTCCCGAGGAGCAGGTTCAAGCTTTGGTTGATGCCATCGTCGGCAGGAAGATAGTCTGA